A stretch of DNA from Pirellulales bacterium:
TGACGATCGACGGACCCGCCGGCGCGGGCAAAAGCACCGTGGCCCGCGCACTGGCGCGGCGCCTAGGCTATCGCTTTCTCGACACGGGCGCGATGTATCGCGCCGTCGCGCTGGCGGCGCTGGAGCGGAACGTAGCGCTCGACGATCCCCAGGCCATGGGCCGTTTGGCGCAGACGTTGCGCATCGAATTGCCCGGCGACAACGTGCTGCTCGATGGCCGCGACGTCACCGCGGCGATTCGTACTCCGCACGTGACCCGTCACATTCATTATGCGGCCGACAACCCGGCCGTCCGCGCGCACCTCGTCACCTGCCAGCGGCAGCTCGCCGAGCACGCGGATGTGGTCACCGAGGGGCGCGACCAGGGAACCGTCGTCTTTCCGCGCGCAGAGTGCAAATTCTTTCTCACGGCCAGCCCCGAAGAGCGCGCCCGCCGTCGCGTCGCCGAGCTGGCGGCACGTGGGCAAGAGATAGCGTTCGACGAGGTCTTGGCCGATCAGAACCTGCGCGATGCCCGTGATGCGGCCCGCGAAGTCGGGCCCTTGGTCCGCGCCGCGGACGCGATCGAGGTGCTCACCGACGGGCTGTCGCGCGAGCAGGTCATCGATCAGTTGGAAGCGTTGGTGCGCCGCCGCGCAGCGCAGGGGTGATGTTCGCGATGGCGCAGCGGTCGTTGGCCAGGATTCTCTGGTACGAAACCTTGCGGATCCTCTGCTTTCTGGCGGCGGTCGTCTGGCTGCGGCTGCGCTGGTCGGGCCGCGACCAGGTCCCACGCACCGGCGCGCTGCTGATCTTGTCCAACCATCAAAGCCACTTGGATCCCGTGCTGATCGGCATCGCCTGCCCGCGCGTGTTGAGCTTCCTGGCCCGCGATTCGTTGTTTCGCTTCCGGCCCTTCGCCTGGTGGATCAGCGGGCTGGGGGCGATTCCCATCGATCGCGACGGAACCGGCCTGACCGGGCTCAAGCAGACGCTTCGCAGGCTGAAGGACGAGGAGGCCGTGTTGATATTTCCCGAAGGGACCCGCACGTTTTCGGGCGACGTGGCCCCGCTCAAGCCGGGCTTTTCCATGCTGGCCCGCCGCGGAACGGTCACGTTGTTGCCGATGGCGATCGACGGTGCCCATCGGGCCTGGCCGCGGACGCGCGGATTCCCCTTGCCGGCACCGGTACAGGTCGAATTTGGCGCGCCGATCGCGGCGTCCGAATTGGACGGTCTGTCCGAGGCCGAACTCGTGGCCCTGGTCGAACGGCGAATCCGCGAATGTCATGCCCGGGCCAGGGCACGTCGGTTGTCCGCGTCGCCGCCAGGCCTGCGCATGGCGTGAGCTTGACCGCAGGAACCGGCCCAAGCAGACTGCAAAACCCCGGCAATGAGCCGCGCAGTCGCGGTTGGTTGCCCTATTCCTTTCGCGCCGCCAGGTAGTCGGTTCCTATGCTCGTGTTTCGCCGCCATGCTTGGTTTGTCTATCCAGCGTGCCTGCTGTTGTTCGTAGCGCCAGGCACGGGCCGCGCTGCGGAGGACGACCAGGGACCCATCGCCACCAGCGTCGCCGAGGCGGGTCGTGCCTGGTGGTTTCAGGGCGAATACGCCGGCCGGGTGAAATGCGGTTACCGCACGGCCCCCTTGGGCTTGCAGGTGATCGCCCTGGGCGGACGGAATCTTGGTGCGGTGCAATTTCCCGGCGGTTTGCCCGGTGCCGGTTGGGACTGTGTGACGCGCCAATCGGCCGACGGTACGTGGAGTGGCGAGGTGGCGTCCCTGGCTGGGCCCGATTGCCAGTTCATGATCCACCGCGAGAAGGTCTACGTTTACGACGGCGATGGTGTGTTTCGCGGCTGGATCTACAAGGTCCAGCGCAGCAGCCCCACCGAAGGCTTGCTACCGCCGCCCGGGGCGATCGTGCTGTTCGACGGCACCGCGACCGGCGAACTGAACGGGGTCCGGATCACGGCCGATGGCCTGTTGATGGAAGGCACCGAAACGGTCCGCCCGGTGCGCGATTTTCATCTGCACATCGAGTTTCGCACCCCGTTCATGCCCGAGGCCCGGGGCCAAGGCCGCGGCAACAGCGGCGTCTACCTCCAGGGGCGCTACGAGGTGCAGATTCTCGATTCGTTCGGCCTGAGCGGCGAGCCGAACGAATGCGGCGGCATCTACAAGCTGATCCCGCCGCGGGTCAACATGTGCTTTCCGCCGCTGGTCTGGCAGACCTACGACATCGACTTCCGCGCGGCCCGCTTCGATACGGCCGGCCGCAAGCTGAAGAACGCGTGCATCACGGTCGTCCAGAACGGCGTCCCGGTGCATCGGAACCAGGAGATTCCGTCGAAGACCGGCGCCGGCAAGCCGGAGGGCTTCGAGCCGCTGCCGATCAAGTTCCAGGATCATCACGATCCGGTGCGCTTCCGCAACATCTGGATGATCGAGCGCTGGTCTCGCGAGCCGGAAATCTACGGCGATTCAGGCGTCGCGGCCGATTGACGGCCGCACGCACGCCCAGCACGGAAGCGAATCCGATGGCCGTCTCGCTGATCCAACTTTCCGACTTGCATCTCGTCGCCGACCCGGCGGGCCTGGTCCGCGGAGTTCCGCCGGCCGATTGCCTGCGCGAGCTGCTTGAAGGTGCCCGCGAACAACTGTCGAACGCCGATCGGATCGTCATCACCGGCGATCTGGCGCAGGACGAGCAGCCGGCAACGTACCTGCTCCTGGCCGAATTGCTGGCCGAGCACTTGCCGCGCTGCCGGTTCTTGCTGGGCAATCACGACAGCCGCGCAGGGCTGCGGGCCGCATTCGCCGAGCAGTTCGCGCCGGTGGCCGGCGCCGCGGTGTGGGAAGATCGCGTCGGCGATTCGCGGTTGCTCGCGCTCGACTCGCACGTGCCGGGCGAATCCTTCGGCCGATTGGCCACCGGCGTCTGGCCGTGGCTTCGCGGCTGTCTGCAGGCCGATCCGACCACGCCGACCTTGATCTGCGTGCATCATCCTCCCCTCGAAGTCGGCAGCCCTTGGCTCGACACGATCAACCTGCACGGCGGTGAGGCCCTGGCCCGCTGCCTGCGTCAATGGCCGTGCGTGCGCGGGATCGTCACCGGCCACATCCACCAAGCGCGGGCGACCGTCTGGCAAGGCTGGCCGCTGTGGACGTGCCCTTCGACGGCGTTCCAATTCGCCGCCGGCCAGCCGGAGCCGACAATGGATCATCATCCCCCCGGCTGGCGCAGCTTCACGCTGGACGGCTCGCAGGTGGAGACGCGCGTGCATTACCTGCCGCAGTTGCGCCATCGGGCCGACGATTTCTGAGGGCGGATTGCGAGCCCGCCCTTGCGCGTCGCGCGCCGAGTCAAGCCAGGGCGTCGGCCGCCTTCGCGGCGACGTCGAAGCACTGCCGCACGTCGTCGCGCGGGTCGGCTTCCTTCTCTTCGTATTCGAGCGACAGGCTGCCATCGGCCGGAAACTCGACTTCGCGCAGCGCCTGGAACACGCCTTTGACGTCGAGATGACCCTCGCCCAGGATGACGCCGCGCGCGTTGGCTTTCTGCTCGGCAAAGTCTTTCAGATGCACGCCGTAGAGCCGGCCCTTGAACAGCCGGATGGCTCGCACCGGGTCTTCGGCCGAGCGGATGTAGTGGCCCAAGTCAGCGCAGGCGCCGATCTTCGGGTGATGGCCTTCGATGGCCGTCAGGACGTCGGCGATCTTGTTGTAGCGGGCGCCGGGCCCGTGGTTGTGAATCGCAATGCGGATGTCGAATTCCTCGACCAGTTTGTCGAGGCTGTCGAAGGCGTCCTCGGTCGGATCGGCCGACAGGTTGCGAATGCCGACCCGCTGGGCGAACTCGAACATCTTCCGATTCTTCTCGTGATCCTTGGTAAAAGGGTTCACGCCGTAGCCGATGATCTTGATGTCGCGGCGCCGAGCCTCGGCCAGCATCTTGTCGATTTCGGCCGGCGACGACTTGCTGGGAAAATGCGCCTCGAACATCTCGACGTAATGCAGCCCGAGCTTCTGCGTTTCGTCGA
This window harbors:
- the cmk gene encoding (d)CMP kinase → MIVTIDGPAGAGKSTVARALARRLGYRFLDTGAMYRAVALAALERNVALDDPQAMGRLAQTLRIELPGDNVLLDGRDVTAAIRTPHVTRHIHYAADNPAVRAHLVTCQRQLAEHADVVTEGRDQGTVVFPRAECKFFLTASPEERARRRVAELAARGQEIAFDEVLADQNLRDARDAAREVGPLVRAADAIEVLTDGLSREQVIDQLEALVRRRAAQG
- a CDS encoding 1-acyl-sn-glycerol-3-phosphate acyltransferase, whose protein sequence is MAQRSLARILWYETLRILCFLAAVVWLRLRWSGRDQVPRTGALLILSNHQSHLDPVLIGIACPRVLSFLARDSLFRFRPFAWWISGLGAIPIDRDGTGLTGLKQTLRRLKDEEAVLIFPEGTRTFSGDVAPLKPGFSMLARRGTVTLLPMAIDGAHRAWPRTRGFPLPAPVQVEFGAPIAASELDGLSEAELVALVERRIRECHARARARRLSASPPGLRMA
- a CDS encoding DUF1080 domain-containing protein — encoded protein: MLVFRRHAWFVYPACLLLFVAPGTGRAAEDDQGPIATSVAEAGRAWWFQGEYAGRVKCGYRTAPLGLQVIALGGRNLGAVQFPGGLPGAGWDCVTRQSADGTWSGEVASLAGPDCQFMIHREKVYVYDGDGVFRGWIYKVQRSSPTEGLLPPPGAIVLFDGTATGELNGVRITADGLLMEGTETVRPVRDFHLHIEFRTPFMPEARGQGRGNSGVYLQGRYEVQILDSFGLSGEPNECGGIYKLIPPRVNMCFPPLVWQTYDIDFRAARFDTAGRKLKNACITVVQNGVPVHRNQEIPSKTGAGKPEGFEPLPIKFQDHHDPVRFRNIWMIERWSREPEIYGDSGVAAD
- a CDS encoding metallophosphoesterase; the encoded protein is MAVSLIQLSDLHLVADPAGLVRGVPPADCLRELLEGAREQLSNADRIVITGDLAQDEQPATYLLLAELLAEHLPRCRFLLGNHDSRAGLRAAFAEQFAPVAGAAVWEDRVGDSRLLALDSHVPGESFGRLATGVWPWLRGCLQADPTTPTLICVHHPPLEVGSPWLDTINLHGGEALARCLRQWPCVRGIVTGHIHQARATVWQGWPLWTCPSTAFQFAAGQPEPTMDHHPPGWRSFTLDGSQVETRVHYLPQLRHRADDF
- a CDS encoding sugar phosphate isomerase/epimerase, which produces MHPHHPSRRELLQASLAALAAAGFATGRALAAPFAGMPMGIQSYTFRGFDVLKALDETQKLGLHYVEMFEAHFPSKSSPAEIDKMLAEARRRDIKIIGYGVNPFTKDHEKNRKMFEFAQRVGIRNLSADPTEDAFDSLDKLVEEFDIRIAIHNHGPGARYNKIADVLTAIEGHHPKIGACADLGHYIRSAEDPVRAIRLFKGRLYGVHLKDFAEQKANARGVILGEGHLDVKGVFQALREVEFPADGSLSLEYEEKEADPRDDVRQCFDVAAKAADALA